In the genome of Cetobacterium ceti, one region contains:
- the glpK gene encoding glycerol kinase GlpK → MKYIISLDQGTTSSRAIIFDQSQNIIGKAQREFNQIYPKEGWVEHDPMEIWASQSGVLAEAIAKAGITQQDIIALGITNQRETTIVWNKNTGKPVYNAIVWQCRRTAHICKELKKIQGLEDYVKENTGLIIDAYFSGTKIKWILDNVPGAKEEAQKGNLLFGTVDSWLIWKLTNGKVHATDYTNASRTMIFNIKTLTWDAKLLDILGIPLSMLPEVKNSSDDFGKANLGGKGGYRIPIAGVAGDQQAALFGQKCFHPGDVKNTYGTGCFMLMNTGNKIIKSNHGLLTTIAIGLNGKVEYALEGSIFVAGAAIQWLRDEMKLIHESSESEYYANLVPDNGGVYFVPAFVGLGTPYWDMFASGTIIGLTRGTNKNHIIRATLEAISYQVRDVLTAMEIDSNLKLKSLNVDGGASANNFLMSFQANILGTKVRRPNIIETTALGAAYLAGLALGVWEGKEEIKNNSTYDREFLSTMDPTLREKYYSGWKKAVSRSLAWKNDEII, encoded by the coding sequence ATGAAATACATAATATCCTTAGATCAAGGAACAACTAGCTCTAGAGCTATTATCTTTGATCAAAGTCAAAATATAATTGGTAAAGCTCAAAGAGAATTTAACCAAATTTATCCAAAAGAAGGATGGGTAGAACATGACCCCATGGAAATTTGGGCTAGCCAAAGTGGAGTTTTAGCGGAAGCTATTGCCAAAGCTGGAATTACTCAACAAGATATAATTGCCCTAGGAATTACAAATCAAAGGGAAACTACCATAGTTTGGAATAAAAATACAGGAAAACCTGTTTATAATGCTATAGTTTGGCAATGTAGAAGAACTGCCCATATTTGCAAGGAATTAAAAAAAATCCAAGGTCTTGAAGATTATGTTAAAGAAAATACAGGACTTATTATAGATGCTTATTTTTCAGGAACTAAAATTAAATGGATTTTAGATAATGTCCCTGGGGCAAAGGAAGAAGCCCAAAAAGGAAATCTTCTTTTTGGAACTGTGGATTCTTGGTTAATTTGGAAATTAACTAATGGAAAAGTCCATGCAACAGATTATACAAATGCTTCTAGAACTATGATATTTAATATAAAAACTTTAACTTGGGATGCAAAACTTTTAGATATTTTAGGAATACCTCTTTCTATGCTCCCTGAAGTTAAAAATTCTAGCGATGATTTCGGTAAGGCTAATCTTGGAGGTAAGGGAGGATATAGAATCCCCATTGCAGGAGTGGCTGGAGATCAGCAGGCTGCATTGTTTGGACAAAAGTGTTTTCACCCAGGTGATGTAAAAAACACCTATGGAACTGGATGTTTTATGCTTATGAATACAGGAAATAAAATTATAAAAAGTAATCACGGACTTTTAACAACCATTGCCATAGGTTTAAATGGGAAAGTAGAATATGCCCTTGAAGGAAGTATTTTTGTAGCAGGAGCTGCTATTCAATGGTTAAGAGATGAAATGAAACTTATCCATGAATCTTCTGAATCGGAATATTATGCCAATTTGGTTCCAGATAATGGAGGAGTATATTTTGTTCCTGCCTTTGTAGGTCTTGGAACTCCATATTGGGATATGTTTGCCTCTGGAACTATTATTGGATTAACAAGAGGAACAAATAAAAATCATATAATAAGAGCAACCTTAGAAGCCATATCTTATCAAGTTAGAGATGTTTTAACTGCCATGGAAATTGATTCCAATCTAAAATTAAAAAGTTTAAATGTAGATGGAGGAGCTTCTGCTAATAATTTTCTTATGAGTTTCCAAGCTAATATTTTAGGAACAAAGGTAAGAAGACCTAATATTATTGAAACAACAGCTTTAGGGGCTGCTTACTTAGCTGGACTTGCCCTTGGAGTATGGGAAGGAAAAGAAGAGATAAAAAATAATTCTACCTATGACAGAGAATTTTTATCCACTATGGATCCTACTCTTAGGGAAAAATATTATTCTGGATGGAAAAAAGCTGTTAGTCGTTCTTTAGCATGGAAAAATGATGAGATTATTTAA
- a CDS encoding energy-coupling factor transporter transmembrane component T family protein — protein sequence MGTIIVLISLKNIYLNIFVITIGGIILTLQNLSLKRVLFFFIPPFMFLIPTLLAQGIQFSPELTFRFEWEIFFRVIGALIAIGYFILTCKFKDLYYVGIQLKIPKLICELGVLMFNYLNIMYISYVKIKMAMEARGAFCSFKTVYRDVGFMFTKVFLNSYYSLKGQSDAMRSRGYDEELIFFPKKYKLSRKVIMNFSLWIILLIVIDRVSL from the coding sequence ATGGGAACAATAATTGTTTTAATAAGTTTAAAAAATATATATCTAAATATTTTTGTAATAACCATTGGTGGTATAATACTTACTTTGCAGAACCTTTCCTTAAAAAGAGTACTCTTCTTTTTTATACCACCCTTCATGTTTTTAATACCAACCTTGTTAGCCCAGGGGATTCAATTTTCTCCTGAGCTAACCTTTAGGTTTGAATGGGAAATATTTTTTAGAGTAATAGGAGCTTTAATAGCTATAGGTTACTTTATATTAACTTGTAAATTTAAAGATTTATATTATGTGGGAATTCAATTGAAAATTCCTAAATTAATATGTGAGTTAGGAGTACTTATGTTTAATTATCTAAATATAATGTATATATCCTATGTGAAAATAAAAATGGCTATGGAAGCAAGAGGAGCTTTTTGTAGTTTTAAAACAGTATATAGAGACGTAGGCTTTATGTTTACAAAGGTTTTTTTAAATAGTTATTATTCTTTAAAGGGGCAAAGTGATGCTATGAGAAGTAGAGGATATGATGAGGAGCTTATATTTTTTCCTAAAAAATATAAACTTTCAAGGAAGGTCATAATGAACTTTTCTCTTTGGATAATTTTATTAATTGTAATAGATAGGGTGAGCTTATGA
- a CDS encoding amidohydrolase: MLIKNGLLFLLEEKAFVKKDILIENGKISKIADEILGDNFIDCQGKYITPGLIDSHSHLGLSGDAMGWEGADFNEASDSITPEVRAIDGINPNDPTIKEALQGGVTTVCTGPGSLNVLGGQAAIISLNGNIVDKMVINPYAGMKCAFGENTKRNIPNLKNRPVTRMGTASLLRKTLTEARNYQIRKIDALEKNEIFDINFKLEPLLPVLNREIPLKAHAHKSEDICTAIRIAKEFNLKLTLDHCTEGHLIADYLREQGYPAIIGPSFGAKTKIELKEKSFKTVNALYKAGVKIAIMTDHYVIPQHALNLCAAMAMKAGLPEFEALKAITVNPAEILNIDNRKGSLKEGLDGDIVIWSNHPLLLESQVEKVYIEGKEII; encoded by the coding sequence ATGTTAATCAAAAATGGTTTGCTTTTCCTTTTAGAAGAAAAAGCCTTTGTTAAAAAAGATATTTTAATTGAAAATGGTAAAATTTCTAAAATCGCAGATGAAATTTTAGGGGACAATTTCATAGATTGTCAAGGTAAATACATAACTCCCGGTCTTATTGATTCCCATTCTCATTTAGGTCTTAGTGGAGATGCCATGGGATGGGAAGGAGCTGACTTTAATGAAGCTTCTGATTCTATTACTCCTGAAGTAAGAGCTATAGATGGTATAAATCCCAATGACCCAACTATAAAAGAAGCTCTTCAAGGGGGAGTTACAACTGTTTGTACAGGTCCTGGAAGTTTAAATGTTTTAGGAGGTCAAGCGGCTATTATCTCTTTAAATGGAAATATTGTAGATAAAATGGTTATAAATCCATATGCTGGGATGAAATGTGCCTTTGGAGAAAATACCAAAAGAAATATACCAAATTTAAAAAATCGTCCTGTTACTCGTATGGGAACAGCTAGTCTTCTTAGAAAAACTCTTACTGAGGCAAGAAATTATCAAATAAGAAAAATCGATGCCCTAGAAAAAAATGAAATTTTTGATATTAATTTTAAATTAGAACCTCTTTTACCAGTTTTAAATAGAGAAATTCCATTGAAAGCCCATGCTCATAAATCTGAAGATATTTGTACTGCAATTAGAATTGCCAAAGAATTTAATCTAAAACTAACTTTAGATCATTGTACAGAGGGACATTTAATTGCTGATTATTTAAGAGAACAAGGATATCCAGCTATTATTGGCCCTTCCTTTGGAGCTAAAACAAAAATAGAATTAAAAGAAAAATCTTTTAAAACTGTCAATGCTCTTTATAAAGCTGGGGTTAAAATTGCCATAATGACAGATCACTACGTTATTCCCCAACACGCTTTAAATCTTTGTGCTGCCATGGCTATGAAAGCTGGATTACCAGAGTTTGAAGCTCTAAAAGCAATTACAGTTAATCCTGCTGAAATTTTAAATATAGATAATAGAAAAGGAAGTTTAAAAGAGGGATTAGACGGAGATATTGTTATATGGTCTAACCATCCTCTTTTATTAGAATCTCAAGTTGAAAAAGTTTATATTGAAGGAAAAGAAATAATTTAA
- a CDS encoding M3 family oligoendopeptidase: MKFSEFKYERPNLEEIKKEYNRLLENIKNAKSKEEEYENILEINKIRNRIFSLGSISMIRHTINTEDKFYDEENNYWDEHSPYYEELDNEFYKVILKSKNREFLENKFTKQFFVLAEDAIKSFDSSIIEELQEENRLSSEYQKLIASAKIEFQGDVRNLSGLTPFMLDKNREVRKNASEAKFNFFRENEEKIDEIFHKLVQVRDKMAKKLGYKNFVELGYIRMNRSDYNPEMVENFRKQVKDYIVPVASDLYERQKERLGLDSLKYYDQNYEFTTGNATPKGDADWIIKNGQKMYSELSKETEKFFNFMVKNELMDLKTKEGKASGGYCDYIALYKSPFIFSNFNGTSGDIDVLTHEAGHAFQAYKSSWIEVPEINFPTYESCEIHSMSMEFFTWPWMNLFFKEDTDKYKFSHLGGAMKFIPYGITVDHFQHKIYENPNMTPEERKKAWRDLEKYYLPHKDYEGCDFLERGGWWFQQSHIFQSPFYYIDYTLAQMCALQFFKRMNEDREDAWKDYVRLCEIGGTKSFLGLVEYANLKSPFEDGTVKSVIGDIKAWLDKIEDKKL; the protein is encoded by the coding sequence GTGAAGTTTTCAGAATTTAAATATGAAAGACCAAATTTAGAAGAGATAAAAAAAGAGTATAATAGGTTACTTGAAAATATAAAAAATGCAAAAAGTAAAGAAGAGGAGTATGAGAATATTCTTGAAATAAATAAAATTAGAAATAGAATTTTTTCTTTAGGTTCTATTAGTATGATAAGACATACAATAAATACAGAGGATAAATTTTATGATGAAGAAAATAATTATTGGGATGAACATTCTCCATATTATGAAGAATTGGATAATGAATTTTATAAAGTAATTTTAAAATCAAAAAATAGAGAGTTTTTAGAAAATAAATTTACAAAACAATTTTTTGTGTTGGCAGAGGATGCTATAAAAAGTTTTGATTCAAGTATAATAGAGGAATTACAAGAGGAAAATAGACTATCTTCTGAATATCAAAAGTTAATTGCTTCAGCAAAAATTGAGTTTCAAGGAGACGTAAGAAATTTATCTGGATTAACTCCATTTATGCTAGATAAAAATAGAGAAGTAAGAAAAAATGCTTCAGAAGCAAAATTTAATTTCTTTAGGGAAAATGAAGAAAAAATAGATGAAATTTTTCATAAATTAGTTCAAGTTAGAGATAAAATGGCAAAAAAATTAGGTTATAAGAACTTTGTTGAATTGGGATATATTAGAATGAATAGAAGTGATTATAATCCAGAAATGGTTGAAAACTTTAGAAAACAAGTAAAAGATTACATAGTTCCTGTTGCTAGTGATCTTTATGAAAGACAAAAAGAAAGATTAGGATTGGATAGTTTAAAATATTATGATCAAAATTATGAGTTTACAACAGGAAATGCAACTCCAAAGGGAGATGCTGATTGGATAATAAAAAATGGTCAGAAAATGTATTCGGAACTTTCCAAGGAAACAGAGAAATTTTTCAACTTTATGGTTAAAAATGAACTTATGGATTTAAAAACTAAGGAAGGAAAAGCTTCTGGAGGATATTGTGATTATATTGCTTTATATAAATCTCCATTTATATTTTCAAACTTCAATGGAACATCTGGAGATATAGATGTGTTAACTCATGAGGCGGGACATGCATTTCAAGCCTATAAATCTTCTTGGATTGAAGTTCCAGAAATTAATTTTCCAACATATGAAAGTTGTGAAATTCATTCTATGAGTATGGAGTTTTTTACATGGCCTTGGATGAATCTTTTCTTTAAGGAAGATACAGATAAATATAAATTTTCTCATTTGGGAGGGGCTATGAAGTTTATTCCATATGGAATAACTGTGGATCATTTCCAACATAAAATTTACGAAAATCCAAATATGACTCCAGAAGAAAGAAAAAAAGCTTGGAGAGACCTTGAAAAATATTATCTTCCACATAAGGATTATGAGGGGTGTGATTTCTTAGAAAGAGGAGGTTGGTGGTTCCAACAATCACATATATTCCAAAGTCCATTTTATTATATAGATTATACTTTAGCTCAAATGTGTGCTCTACAATTCTTTAAAAGAATGAATGAAGATAGGGAAGATGCGTGGAAAGATTATGTAAGACTTTGTGAAATAGGTGGAACTAAATCATTTTTAGGACTTGTTGAATATGCAAATTTAAAATCTCCATTTGAAGATGGAACTGTTAAATCAGTTATTGGAGATATAAAAGCTTGGTTAGATAAAATAGAAGATAAAAAATTATAA
- a CDS encoding energy-coupling factor ABC transporter ATP-binding protein yields MINLKNINFSYDGKRETLKDINLEIKKGEYLFLLGENGAGKSSIMLLLNGINKPFKGEYFFKNKPIDYKKKTLKELRSKVGIVFQDPDMQLVAPDVISDVEFGPLNLGWDLEKVKDSVKRAMEICDIIHLENRECHTLSYGEKRRVAIAGVLAMDPEVIIFDEPTTWLDPYHQREFKNLLQELKEEGKTIIISTHDMPFAMENGERYIFVKKGEIVADGGRHLFLNEKLMEECRLK; encoded by the coding sequence ATGATAAATTTAAAAAATATAAATTTTTCCTATGATGGAAAAAGAGAAACCTTAAAGGATATAAATTTAGAAATAAAAAAAGGTGAATATCTTTTCTTATTAGGAGAAAATGGAGCAGGAAAATCATCTATAATGTTACTTTTAAATGGAATAAATAAACCTTTTAAGGGAGAATATTTTTTTAAAAATAAACCAATAGATTATAAAAAAAAGACATTAAAAGAACTTAGATCTAAGGTAGGAATTGTATTTCAAGATCCAGATATGCAACTTGTAGCTCCTGATGTTATAAGTGATGTGGAATTTGGACCCTTAAATTTAGGTTGGGATTTGGAAAAAGTAAAAGATTCTGTTAAAAGAGCAATGGAAATATGTGATATAATACATCTTGAGAATAGAGAATGTCACACTTTGAGTTATGGAGAAAAAAGAAGAGTTGCAATTGCTGGTGTTTTGGCAATGGATCCAGAGGTAATTATTTTTGATGAACCAACAACTTGGCTTGATCCATATCATCAAAGGGAGTTTAAAAATTTATTGCAGGAATTAAAAGAGGAAGGAAAGACTATTATTATTTCAACTCATGATATGCCCTTTGCCATGGAAAATGGAGAACGGTATATTTTTGTAAAAAAAGGGGAAATAGTTGCAGATGGTGGTAGACATCTTTTTCTAAATGAGAAATTAATGGAGGAATGTAGACTAAAATGA
- a CDS encoding energy-coupling factor ABC transporter permease, whose amino-acid sequence MFKSILSLTLFLFLLKGNNSYSMHIMEGYLPVGWSIFWWALYLPFFFYGVKKLKANLKGNLDKKLLVALIGAFIFLVSSLKLPSLTGSSSHATGVGLGAILLGPSGVFVLGAIVLFFQATLLAHGGYTTLGANAISMTVVGALVSYGIYKGLRKKVGEKTAIFLAAALGDFMTYVVTSIQLALAHPAAGSDYLQSAIKFLGVFSITQIPLAIIEGLVTVIIINMLPKELMENSLLAGEYEKEEKIEGAKVNG is encoded by the coding sequence ATGTTTAAATCAATCTTATCTTTAACACTTTTTTTATTTCTATTAAAGGGAAATAACTCTTATAGTATGCACATTATGGAAGGATATTTACCAGTTGGATGGAGCATATTTTGGTGGGCTTTATATTTACCATTTTTCTTTTACGGGGTAAAAAAATTAAAAGCCAATCTTAAGGGGAATTTAGACAAAAAATTGCTTGTTGCTTTAATAGGAGCCTTTATCTTTTTAGTATCTTCTTTGAAACTACCTTCACTTACAGGGAGCTCTTCCCATGCTACAGGGGTAGGATTAGGAGCCATTCTTTTAGGACCTAGCGGAGTTTTCGTATTAGGAGCAATCGTATTATTTTTCCAAGCAACTTTATTGGCCCATGGGGGATATACAACTCTAGGAGCTAATGCAATATCTATGACAGTAGTTGGAGCTTTGGTATCTTATGGGATTTATAAGGGGCTTAGAAAAAAAGTAGGAGAGAAAACAGCAATATTTTTAGCAGCAGCTTTAGGTGATTTTATGACTTATGTTGTAACTTCCATACAGCTTGCACTTGCTCACCCAGCAGCTGGTTCAGATTATCTTCAATCGGCAATAAAGTTTCTAGGTGTATTTTCAATAACTCAAATACCATTGGCAATAATTGAAGGATTAGTAACAGTTATTATTATAAATATGTTACCAAAAGAGTTAATGGAAAATAGTTTATTAGCTGGAGAATATGAAAAAGAGGAAAAAATAGAGGGGGCTAAAGTCAATGGATAA
- a CDS encoding MATE family efflux transporter → MTFLKKIGLDKKFLAVLMGLAIPIILQNLITASLNLLDNLMVGSLGENEIAAVGLSNQFYMVFFNSVMGISLGAGIFMSQLWGKKDLKDIYRFLGISLVFSFFASFIFAALAFFKPAFIMNIFTMDPIVTKLGSGYLKAVALSYILTSISMSFSVALRSTGQTKIPMYGSLVGFIFNGILNYIFIFGKFGVHPYGVTGAAMGTTVARLGELFVILFFVYIKKNIIAASFKEMFNFDLELIKKFFKTASPVIFNDVMWVAGITAYSVAYAKLGTHATATMQIATTINNMFNIFGIGIAVAASILIGNKIGANKKDEAYEDAQIISNFGTLLGVLIGGIIFLISPLIAMLFKTSPETQKNVILVLKIMAVFVPVRFFGIIQIIGVLRGGGDVLYAIITELLGIWGVGVPLAFLGALYFKLPIVPLYFLVCLEEPFKVIVTYPRLKSTKWIKDLTKEVSTC, encoded by the coding sequence ATGACGTTTTTAAAAAAAATAGGACTGGATAAGAAATTTTTAGCAGTTCTAATGGGACTTGCGATCCCAATAATTCTTCAAAATTTAATTACAGCTTCTTTAAATCTTCTAGATAATCTTATGGTAGGTTCTTTAGGAGAAAATGAAATTGCTGCCGTTGGACTTTCCAATCAGTTTTATATGGTATTTTTTAACTCTGTTATGGGTATAAGTCTTGGTGCTGGTATTTTTATGTCTCAACTTTGGGGTAAAAAAGATTTAAAAGATATCTATAGATTTCTTGGAATTTCTCTGGTATTTTCATTCTTTGCTTCGTTTATATTTGCAGCCTTGGCTTTCTTTAAACCTGCATTTATTATGAATATATTTACCATGGACCCAATAGTTACAAAACTTGGAAGTGGATATTTAAAGGCTGTTGCCCTTAGTTATATTTTAACTTCTATTTCTATGAGTTTTTCTGTTGCCTTAAGAAGTACAGGTCAAACTAAAATTCCTATGTATGGAAGTTTAGTTGGATTTATTTTCAATGGAATTTTAAATTATATTTTTATCTTTGGAAAATTTGGAGTTCATCCCTATGGAGTCACTGGAGCTGCCATGGGTACTACAGTAGCTAGACTTGGAGAACTTTTTGTTATTCTTTTCTTTGTATATATAAAGAAAAATATAATCGCAGCTTCTTTTAAAGAGATGTTTAATTTTGATTTGGAACTTATTAAAAAGTTTTTCAAAACTGCATCTCCAGTAATTTTTAATGATGTTATGTGGGTTGCAGGAATCACAGCTTATTCTGTTGCCTATGCAAAACTTGGAACCCATGCAACTGCTACTATGCAAATAGCTACAACTATAAATAATATGTTTAATATTTTTGGAATAGGAATTGCTGTAGCTGCTTCTATTTTAATTGGAAATAAAATTGGAGCTAATAAAAAAGATGAGGCCTATGAAGATGCCCAGATCATAAGTAATTTTGGAACTCTTTTAGGTGTTTTAATTGGAGGGATTATTTTCCTAATATCTCCTCTTATTGCCATGTTATTTAAAACTTCACCAGAGACTCAAAAAAATGTAATTTTAGTTTTAAAAATAATGGCTGTCTTCGTTCCTGTTAGATTTTTTGGAATTATTCAAATTATTGGAGTTTTACGTGGTGGTGGAGATGTTTTATATGCCATTATTACAGAACTTCTTGGTATTTGGGGAGTAGGTGTTCCCCTAGCATTTTTAGGAGCACTATATTTCAAACTTCCAATTGTTCCTCTTTACTTTTTAGTTTGTTTAGAAGAACCATTTAAAGTTATTGTTACATATCCAAGATTAAAATCTACAAAATGGATTAAAGATTTAACAAAAGAAGTTTCAACTTGTTAA
- a CDS encoding energy-coupling factor ABC transporter substrate-binding protein has translation MDKKKNNKYLWILVILIIVVPLLFIHNTDFGGSDDQAVSLIETFNPNYKPWVENIFTPPGGEIESFLFALQAAIGAGIIGYVFGFFRGKRNVKKS, from the coding sequence ATGGATAAGAAAAAAAACAATAAGTATTTATGGATTTTAGTTATTTTAATTATAGTAGTACCTTTACTATTTATACATAATACAGATTTTGGTGGTTCAGATGACCAAGCGGTTTCTTTAATAGAAACTTTTAATCCCAATTATAAACCTTGGGTAGAAAATATATTTACTCCTCCAGGAGGAGAAATTGAAAGTTTCCTTTTTGCTTTACAAGCGGCAATAGGAGCTGGAATAATAGGCTATGTATTTGGATTTTTTAGAGGAAAAAGAAATGTTAAGAAGTCTTAA
- a CDS encoding flavin reductase family protein, with the protein MNKELFKGSVVLNPVPVVMVTSRNKEGKDNVFTVAWAGTICTKPPMLSIAIRPERLSYEYIKESMEFTVNLPNTFQVRETDFCGVRSGRDTDKIKEMNFQMVEGTHISAPYISQCPINIECKVKQIIPLGTHDLFLAEVVGSHIDKSLMDEKGKIHFEWANLITYCHGEYLPMSKKAIGQFGFSVAKNVEIIEKFSHIKTYDQYMKNPKPTNKPLKKKTIKNKSKKKK; encoded by the coding sequence ATGAATAAAGAGCTTTTTAAAGGAAGTGTTGTTTTAAATCCAGTTCCAGTTGTAATGGTTACCTCTAGAAATAAAGAGGGCAAAGATAATGTATTCACTGTAGCTTGGGCAGGTACCATTTGTACAAAGCCACCTATGCTTTCCATTGCAATAAGACCTGAAAGACTTTCCTATGAATATATTAAGGAATCTATGGAGTTTACAGTAAATCTTCCAAATACTTTCCAAGTTAGAGAAACAGATTTTTGTGGTGTAAGATCTGGAAGAGATACAGATAAAATCAAAGAAATGAATTTTCAAATGGTTGAAGGAACTCATATTTCTGCTCCATATATTTCTCAATGTCCAATTAACATTGAGTGTAAAGTAAAGCAAATTATTCCCTTAGGAACTCACGATCTTTTCCTAGCTGAAGTTGTTGGTTCTCACATTGATAAATCATTAATGGATGAAAAGGGAAAAATTCATTTTGAATGGGCTAATTTAATTACCTATTGCCATGGAGAATATCTTCCAATGAGTAAAAAAGCCATAGGCCAGTTTGGATTTTCAGTGGCTAAAAATGTAGAAATTATTGAAAAATTTTCTCATATAAAAACTTATGACCAATATATGAAAAATCCTAAACCAACTAATAAACCATTAAAGAAAAAAACTATAAAGAATAAAAGTAAAAAGAAAAAATAA